One segment of Panicum virgatum strain AP13 chromosome 1K, P.virgatum_v5, whole genome shotgun sequence DNA contains the following:
- the LOC120654774 gene encoding transcription factor bHLH95-like, which yields MAQNGPHDHHQGAAASDERSFTPPTTMTFLGPAETHTGGSRIGSPVGMNASKGKDVVLPNAVQGGEHGSAGGGEANADKSKGKHPAAREAAATDAAGHGLPKGKGSMAAADDGGDAKAHIVTERERRKRMKDLFTNLHALMPHVSEKVDKATLVGETIHFIKALEQTKAQLERRKQEQALARQAAAEAAVSALLSAPQTAPGMAAMSNGWGPAVPPQQQPLAAAATGPAGFQTWSAPNVALSVSNEKAIISVCLPRQPRMLTLVMSVLSKHGIDVITVHVAADGPRSLINIYTRVNVAGGESPSAEDIYKLAVSEIMVWLTT from the exons ATGGCTCAAAACGGTCCCCATGACCACcaccagggcgccgccgcctccgacgaGCGCAGCTTCACGCCGCCGACGACCATGACCTTCCTGGGTCCAGCTGAGACCCACACCGGTGGATCCAGGATTGGCAGCCCGGTGGGCATGAATGCCAGCAAGGGGAAGGACGTCGTCCTCCCGAATGCCGTCCAAGGTGGGGAGCAtggttcggccggcggcggcgaggccaacGCCGACAAATCCAAAGGTAAGCACCCAGCAGCCAGGGAAGCTGCCGCCACCGACGCCGCTGGACATGGCCTCCCCAAGGGTAAGGGCTCCATGGCTGCTGctgacgacggcggcgacgccaaGGCACACATCGTCACGGAGCGAGAGCGCCGGAAGCGGATGAAGGATCTGTTTACCAATCTGCACGCCCTCATGCCCCACGTCTCCGAGAAG GTCGACAAGGCGACCCTGGTGGGAGAGACGATCCACTTCATCAAGGCCCTGGAGCAGACGAAGGCCCAGCTGGAGAGGCGGAAGCAGGAGCAGGCGCTCGCGcggcaggccgccgccgaggccgcggtgTCCGCCTTGCTCTCGGCGCCGCAGACCGCGCCCGGGATGGCGGCCATGTCGAATGGCTGGGGCCCAGCTGTGCCGCCGCAGCAACAGCCGCTTGCTGCCGCGGCCACGGGGCCGGCCGGGTTCCAGACGTGGTCGGCGCCGAACGTCGCGCTGAGCGTGTCGAACGAGAAGGCGATCATCAGCGTGTGCCTGCCGCGGCAGCCCCGTATGCTGACGCTGGTGATGTCCGTGCTGAGCAAGCACGGGATCGACGTGATCACGGTCCACGTCGCGGCCGACGGCCCCCGGAGCTTGATCAACATCTATACCCGT GTGAATGTAGCTGGCGGCGAGAGCCCGTCGGCGGAGGACATATACAAGCTGGCCGTGTCGGAGATCATGGTCTGGCTCAccacctag